A stretch of the Thermococcus sp. genome encodes the following:
- a CDS encoding universal stress protein, whose product MRILVLIDGSKWSQKAALHAFSLAKRRGAKVTLFSVLDRKEAKAIAFQLSMKSESIEALQRFEETVWKETKAAVKEVITNLLELGIKEGINCSFRIVEGTARTRILEEANSGKYGLVVMGAYGKSGKTRIGSLLEDVIGEIKSPVMVVR is encoded by the coding sequence ATGAGGATACTCGTGCTTATAGATGGCTCAAAGTGGAGCCAGAAAGCGGCACTTCACGCGTTCTCCCTTGCAAAGAGGAGGGGGGCGAAGGTGACCTTATTCTCTGTCCTGGACAGGAAGGAAGCTAAGGCCATAGCCTTCCAGTTGAGCATGAAGAGCGAGAGTATTGAAGCCCTCCAGCGCTTCGAGGAGACCGTCTGGAAGGAGACTAAGGCTGCCGTGAAGGAGGTAATAACCAACCTCCTTGAACTTGGGATTAAGGAAGGCATAAACTGCTCCTTCCGGATAGTCGAGGGGACTGCAAGAACCAGAATCCTTGAGGAGGCCAACAGTGGGAAGTACGGCCTTGTGGTTATGGGTGCCTATGGAAAGAGCGGGAAGACCAGAATAGGCTCTCTTTTAGAGGACGTCATAGGGGAGATAAAGTCCCCGGTCATGGTCGTCCGCTGA
- the amrS gene encoding AmmeMemoRadiSam system radical SAM enzyme, translating to MREAMYWEPLENGRVRCKLCPLNCIIDEGQRGSCRVRKNIGGKLYTLNYGKVSAIAADPVEKKPLFHFWPGSCALSVATIGCNMHCKHCQNWEISQSDESFPYLHDMSPEMIVEMAKRYGCESIAYTYNEPVIWYEFVLDTAKLARKEGIHNLLITNGYINEEPFRGLAPYIDAMNIDVKAFSDDFYMKIVSVPSGEPSRKTAVIAKKDYGIHVELTYLIIPTLNDKEEEIRTFARWVVENLGDDTPVHFSRFFPHYMLNHLPPTSLETVEMAYRVAKEEGLTFVYVGNVPGHPGESTFCPRCGKPLIVRDGFEITEYNIENGKCKYCGEPVPIVGTYLKKRYNGMWW from the coding sequence ATGCGCGAGGCGATGTACTGGGAGCCTTTGGAGAATGGCCGGGTGCGGTGCAAACTTTGCCCCCTTAACTGCATCATAGACGAGGGGCAGAGGGGCTCCTGTAGGGTGAGGAAGAACATTGGTGGAAAACTCTACACTCTCAACTACGGCAAGGTCTCGGCCATAGCGGCTGATCCGGTGGAGAAGAAGCCGCTCTTTCACTTCTGGCCCGGTTCCTGCGCTCTCTCGGTAGCCACCATCGGCTGCAACATGCACTGCAAGCACTGTCAGAACTGGGAGATAAGCCAGTCGGATGAGAGCTTTCCTTACCTCCATGATATGAGTCCAGAGATGATTGTGGAGATGGCGAAGCGCTACGGATGTGAGAGCATAGCCTATACCTACAACGAACCTGTCATCTGGTATGAGTTCGTTCTAGACACAGCAAAGCTCGCTCGGAAGGAGGGAATTCACAACCTCCTCATAACCAATGGCTACATCAACGAGGAACCCTTCAGGGGGCTTGCACCCTACATCGACGCAATGAACATAGACGTCAAAGCCTTCAGCGACGACTTCTACATGAAGATAGTGAGTGTTCCAAGCGGTGAGCCGAGCAGGAAAACCGCAGTAATAGCGAAGAAGGACTACGGAATTCACGTCGAGCTGACCTACCTTATAATCCCGACACTCAACGATAAAGAAGAGGAAATCCGCACCTTCGCCCGTTGGGTTGTTGAAAACCTGGGCGACGATACTCCAGTCCACTTCTCGCGCTTCTTCCCGCACTACATGCTCAACCATCTCCCGCCGACGTCGTTAGAGACTGTGGAGATGGCCTACCGCGTGGCTAAAGAAGAGGGCCTGACGTTCGTCTACGTCGGCAACGTTCCGGGTCATCCCGGGGAGAGCACTTTCTGCCCTAGGTGTGGCAAACCTTTAATAGTCCGCGATGGATTTGAGATAACCGAGTACAACATTGAGAACGGGAAGTGCAAATACTGTGGTGAGCCCGTTCCCATCGTTGGCACCTATCTCAAAAAGCGATATAACGGCATGTGGTGGTGA
- a CDS encoding glycosyltransferase family 4 protein, translated as MESLKIALVSDWYYPKLGGVAVHIHDLALNLRRLGHEVDIITNNLPTGRENELWEAEVGLVKVPGHVVKDVGVNATVLSHNARILEPYLRDYDVVHGQHAFTPLALKAVSLARKLGQASIITTHSIDLENTQYLRAAARVTFPYFKYYLMNPHRIIAVSKASKLFIKKFTDVPVDVVYNGINTSMFHDGWNKDELREELGLGDGPLILYVGRLEPRKGVNVLVSAMRWIDGTLLVVGNGNMLPLLRSEAKMLGVSERVRFMGTVEYGLLPRIYGASDVFVLPSLSEAFGIVLLEAMSSGVPTVGTTVGGIPEIIDRCGLLVPPGDARKLAEAVNMILDNKSLAKKLGRLGRERVEEIYSWNVIVRRTVSIYKEVLGGGESSGH; from the coding sequence ATGGAGAGCCTTAAAATCGCGCTCGTGAGCGACTGGTACTATCCCAAGCTCGGCGGTGTTGCCGTCCACATACATGACCTCGCATTGAATCTCCGCCGTCTCGGCCATGAGGTTGATATAATAACGAACAACCTCCCCACTGGAAGAGAGAACGAACTTTGGGAGGCAGAGGTGGGTCTTGTCAAAGTGCCCGGCCACGTTGTCAAAGACGTTGGGGTAAACGCCACAGTTCTCTCCCACAATGCCCGAATTTTAGAACCCTACCTCAGGGACTATGATGTGGTTCACGGCCAGCACGCCTTCACCCCCCTTGCCCTCAAGGCAGTATCCCTAGCGAGAAAGCTTGGACAGGCTTCGATCATTACAACCCACAGCATAGACCTCGAGAACACCCAATACCTTAGGGCGGCCGCGAGAGTTACATTTCCCTATTTCAAATATTACCTTATGAACCCCCACAGGATCATCGCCGTCAGTAAGGCATCCAAGCTCTTCATAAAGAAGTTCACTGATGTTCCGGTAGATGTTGTCTACAACGGCATAAACACGTCTATGTTTCACGACGGATGGAACAAGGACGAGCTCCGAGAGGAGCTTGGATTGGGGGATGGACCCCTGATCCTCTACGTTGGGAGGTTGGAACCTCGTAAGGGCGTCAACGTCCTTGTTTCAGCTATGAGGTGGATCGATGGGACCCTCTTGGTGGTTGGTAATGGAAACATGCTCCCCCTCCTCCGTAGTGAGGCTAAGATGCTTGGCGTCTCCGAGAGGGTTCGCTTCATGGGAACGGTTGAGTATGGACTCCTCCCTAGAATTTACGGGGCTAGCGATGTTTTCGTTCTCCCGAGCCTCAGTGAGGCCTTCGGCATAGTTCTCCTCGAGGCTATGTCCTCCGGTGTTCCGACCGTGGGGACAACCGTTGGTGGCATCCCGGAGATAATTGACAGATGCGGCCTTCTCGTTCCGCCCGGTGACGCTCGCAAACTCGCAGAGGCCGTGAACATGATACTGGACAACAAGAGCCTTGCTAAAAAGCTGGGTCGCTTGGGAAGGGAGAGGGTAGAGGAGATTTACAGCTGGAACGTCATAGTCAGAAGAACCGTCTCAATATACAAGGAAGTTCTTGGGGGAGGTGAAAGCAGTGGGCACTAA
- a CDS encoding TIGR00375 family protein: protein MLVDADLHIHSHYSRAVSKAMTIPNLAKNARFKGLGLVGTGDILNPKWEEELLKYAEKVNEGTYERDGIRFLLTTEAEDDRRVHHVLIFPSIETVHEMRERLKPYSKNIETEGRPHVNLSAAGIADLANELDVLIGPAHAFTPWTSLYKEYNSLKEAYGDAKIHFLELGLSADSEMADRIRAHHGITYLSNSDAHSPMPHRLGREFNRFEIEETTFEEIRRAILKRGGRRIVLNAGLDPRLGKYHLTACSRCYTKYSLEEARAYHWKCPKCGGRIKKGVHDRIMELADTEKGPKDRPPYIRLAPLAEIIAMVIGKGVETKSVRVIWERFLREFGSEIRVLVDVPVEALAEVHDEVAKAVWAYREGKLIVIPGGGGKYGEIKLPEEIRKASIEELESIEVSVPDGERPKQRSITDFLGVET from the coding sequence ATGTTAGTAGATGCCGACCTCCACATCCATTCCCACTACTCAAGGGCCGTTTCAAAGGCCATGACGATACCTAACTTAGCGAAAAATGCCCGCTTCAAGGGGCTCGGCCTCGTCGGAACCGGGGATATACTGAACCCAAAGTGGGAAGAAGAACTGCTCAAATACGCCGAAAAGGTCAACGAGGGAACCTACGAGAGGGACGGAATCAGGTTTCTCCTCACCACCGAGGCGGAAGACGACAGAAGGGTTCACCACGTTCTCATTTTCCCGAGCATAGAAACCGTCCACGAGATGAGGGAGAGATTGAAGCCGTATTCAAAAAACATCGAAACGGAGGGTAGGCCCCACGTAAATCTCTCCGCGGCGGGGATAGCTGATTTAGCGAACGAGCTGGACGTCCTAATCGGGCCGGCCCACGCCTTTACACCCTGGACAAGTCTCTACAAAGAGTACAACAGCCTTAAAGAAGCCTACGGAGACGCAAAAATTCACTTCCTCGAGCTTGGTCTCTCCGCTGATTCAGAGATGGCTGATAGAATAAGGGCACACCACGGGATTACCTACCTCAGTAACAGCGACGCCCATTCCCCGATGCCCCACCGCCTTGGGAGGGAGTTTAACCGCTTCGAAATTGAGGAAACCACCTTTGAGGAGATAAGAAGAGCCATCCTAAAGCGCGGCGGGAGGAGAATCGTCTTGAACGCAGGCCTCGACCCGCGCCTTGGTAAGTACCACCTGACGGCATGCTCGAGGTGTTACACTAAATACAGCCTTGAGGAGGCGAGGGCCTATCACTGGAAGTGTCCGAAGTGCGGTGGAAGGATAAAGAAGGGTGTTCACGACAGGATTATGGAACTGGCCGACACGGAGAAAGGGCCAAAAGACAGGCCACCTTACATCCGCCTCGCACCGCTGGCCGAGATTATAGCGATGGTGATCGGCAAAGGCGTCGAAACGAAGTCAGTTAGAGTAATCTGGGAGCGTTTTTTGAGGGAGTTTGGGAGCGAGATAAGGGTCCTTGTAGATGTGCCGGTTGAGGCCTTGGCGGAGGTTCACGATGAGGTGGCCAAGGCAGTTTGGGCTTACAGGGAAGGCAAGCTGATAGTGATTCCCGGCGGTGGTGGTAAGTACGGCGAGATTAAACTGCCCGAGGAGATAAGAAAGGCGAGCATCGAGGAGCTGGAAAGCATTGAAGTTTCAGTCCCAGACGGAGAAAGGCCAAAACAGAGGAGTATAACTGATTTCTTGGGGGTGGAAACTTGA
- a CDS encoding chloride channel protein codes for MLLGIAALAGLVGGLGALVFRLLIDGFTSLFFSRVLPAVSYRVYGLNLGYVLLPVFGALLIAPMVKIYPGLRGNGVPEVIEGIIFKSGKIGAKLALLKTVATAVSIGAGGPLGREGPAAFIGAALDSTLAEKLPNPQVRKLITTCGLAAGIAGTFNTPLAGSMFALEVVYMGAITINLVPIFISAIIGNAITLTILHQPARFPVVNPNISILGGIPFYFILGVILGLVGYAYTRALYKATDFFDAFSKRYPFELRLVIGALGIGLIGMLLPTQGIFGIGFGGIKDALLGKFTLELLIILALAKMTATLLAISSGFSGGIFAPSLFIGTMLGSAFGMLVPHANVEAYALAGMAGFFSASTQAPLTQIIMITEMSGSYAYSPAVALTSVVAFLTARAFFRGSSVYTTKLERKGVHVKTGRPLILETIAVHEIMTTNVVRIHVKRPLLEVERIISSTGHDFLPVVDDDGRVVGIVGVTEILGRTTSMKKLSVERTMKRDFAVITPAETAQDALDKILMNDQNLLPVVDDSGKLIGVVTKKDIYRAYYYAIEGIYLW; via the coding sequence GTGCTGCTCGGCATAGCAGCGCTGGCCGGGTTAGTTGGCGGTCTGGGAGCTCTTGTTTTCAGGCTTCTGATAGACGGTTTTACTTCTCTCTTCTTTTCACGCGTTCTCCCGGCAGTATCCTACAGGGTCTATGGCCTAAACCTGGGATACGTTCTTCTCCCTGTTTTCGGTGCCCTGCTGATAGCCCCAATGGTGAAGATCTACCCAGGGCTTAGGGGAAACGGTGTTCCCGAGGTCATCGAGGGCATAATCTTCAAGAGCGGTAAAATTGGTGCCAAGCTGGCCCTCTTAAAGACCGTGGCAACGGCTGTTTCTATTGGAGCGGGCGGTCCTCTTGGCCGCGAGGGACCAGCTGCATTCATTGGAGCGGCCCTCGATTCGACCTTGGCTGAAAAGCTTCCCAACCCCCAGGTGAGGAAGCTCATAACCACCTGCGGCCTCGCCGCCGGAATAGCGGGAACCTTCAACACCCCGTTGGCAGGTTCTATGTTCGCCCTTGAGGTCGTTTACATGGGGGCGATAACCATAAACCTCGTCCCGATATTCATATCTGCTATAATAGGCAACGCAATAACCCTCACCATCCTTCATCAGCCCGCCAGGTTCCCCGTTGTAAACCCCAACATAAGCATCTTGGGGGGGATTCCTTTCTATTTCATCCTTGGGGTGATACTCGGTTTGGTAGGCTACGCTTACACTCGGGCTTTATATAAGGCGACCGACTTCTTCGACGCGTTCTCGAAGAGGTATCCCTTCGAGCTTCGTTTAGTTATCGGAGCGCTTGGGATAGGCCTGATAGGGATGCTCCTCCCCACCCAGGGGATCTTTGGGATAGGCTTTGGGGGCATAAAAGATGCCCTGCTTGGGAAGTTCACCCTTGAGCTGCTGATAATCCTCGCCCTCGCAAAGATGACGGCCACGTTGCTAGCCATAAGTTCGGGATTCTCCGGTGGAATATTTGCCCCAAGCCTCTTCATTGGAACGATGCTGGGTTCGGCCTTCGGGATGCTCGTCCCTCACGCAAACGTGGAAGCCTACGCCCTTGCGGGGATGGCAGGCTTCTTCTCTGCATCAACCCAGGCACCGTTGACACAGATAATCATGATAACGGAAATGTCCGGTAGCTACGCCTACTCGCCGGCAGTTGCCCTAACCTCGGTCGTCGCCTTTTTAACCGCAAGGGCCTTCTTTAGAGGGTCCTCTGTCTACACAACCAAACTCGAACGCAAGGGGGTTCACGTTAAAACAGGCAGGCCCTTGATCCTTGAGACGATAGCGGTTCACGAGATAATGACCACGAATGTTGTTAGAATCCATGTGAAACGCCCACTCCTTGAAGTCGAGAGGATAATATCCTCAACCGGACACGATTTCCTTCCCGTTGTGGACGATGATGGGAGGGTAGTTGGCATCGTGGGGGTAACAGAGATACTGGGCAGGACAACTTCCATGAAGAAGCTTTCGGTTGAAAGGACAATGAAGAGGGACTTTGCTGTAATAACCCCAGCGGAGACGGCTCAGGATGCCCTAGATAAGATTTTGATGAACGACCAGAATCTCCTTCCCGTCGTTGATGATAGTGGAAAGCTTATTGGCGTGGTAACCAAAAAGGACATCTACCGTGCGTATTACTACGCTATTGAGGGCATATACCTCTGGTGA
- a CDS encoding sodium:proton antiporter, which produces MITDILAGVLVAVLGSGIIAMLISRRYNISYVPIFIIAGIILGPIATLISRNIAQELFNYVRVFGLVMILFTEGHNLSWKLLKRNFSTITILDTLGLVVTAILAAWFFSWIFHAPFLVGFLFGAIISATDPATLIPLFRQYHVQQDIETTIVTESIFNDPLGIVLTAVAVAMLVPQASGGLFAAFSSHIGVYGAAVGYFLYEVIVSIVVGIAVGIFGYWFIKKTGIFEFPEIEIFSIFLAFSGFLIGEALQASGYLVATVTGIILGNYKVFSKREKPQVLTKVMKAVEKEVHFNESIAAIATIFIFVLLGASLNLKPLTENLVSGTLIAYFIMLVARPIAALPILKWWGVKEYLFISFEGPRGVVPSALAALPLSLAMTYHSAVLTTYWGEVILAVTVITVLASVLTETLWVPFLKSKLLQHETVEDRMRRYQESKIQGKSS; this is translated from the coding sequence ATGATAACGGACATCCTAGCAGGGGTTCTCGTGGCGGTTCTCGGCTCGGGAATAATCGCGATGCTGATAAGTAGGCGCTACAACATCTCCTACGTTCCGATTTTCATCATCGCGGGCATAATCCTTGGACCAATAGCAACCCTTATATCCAGGAACATTGCCCAAGAGCTTTTCAATTACGTCCGTGTCTTTGGTCTGGTTATGATATTGTTCACTGAAGGGCACAACCTTAGTTGGAAGCTGTTGAAACGGAACTTCTCAACAATAACAATCCTTGACACTCTGGGCCTGGTCGTCACAGCCATTTTGGCCGCGTGGTTCTTCTCGTGGATCTTCCACGCTCCGTTTCTCGTGGGCTTCCTGTTCGGTGCGATAATCAGCGCAACGGACCCTGCGACCCTCATTCCCCTCTTCCGGCAGTATCACGTCCAGCAGGACATAGAGACAACGATAGTCACGGAATCCATATTCAACGACCCACTGGGCATAGTTCTGACGGCAGTTGCGGTTGCGATGCTAGTTCCCCAGGCCAGTGGTGGGCTTTTCGCGGCCTTCAGCTCCCACATCGGGGTTTACGGTGCGGCGGTGGGGTACTTCCTCTATGAAGTTATCGTTTCCATAGTGGTGGGCATCGCCGTTGGAATATTCGGCTACTGGTTCATCAAGAAGACGGGTATCTTCGAGTTTCCTGAGATCGAGATATTCTCTATCTTCCTTGCATTCAGCGGCTTTCTGATCGGAGAGGCCCTTCAGGCATCCGGCTACCTCGTGGCCACCGTCACGGGCATAATCCTTGGAAACTACAAGGTCTTCAGCAAGAGGGAGAAGCCACAGGTCCTCACCAAGGTCATGAAGGCCGTGGAAAAGGAAGTCCACTTCAACGAGAGCATAGCGGCCATAGCCACAATATTCATCTTCGTCCTGCTCGGTGCAAGCCTTAACCTCAAGCCATTGACTGAGAACCTCGTTAGTGGGACACTCATCGCCTACTTTATAATGCTAGTCGCAAGGCCCATAGCCGCGTTGCCGATACTGAAGTGGTGGGGTGTCAAGGAGTACCTCTTCATCTCATTCGAGGGACCGAGGGGTGTTGTTCCTTCAGCGCTTGCCGCACTTCCACTCAGTTTGGCCATGACCTATCACAGTGCCGTCCTGACAACCTACTGGGGTGAGGTGATCCTCGCGGTGACCGTCATAACGGTCCTTGCATCGGTCCTCACCGAGACCCTCTGGGTTCCGTTCCTCAAGAGCAAGCTCCTCCAGCACGAGACCGTCGAGGACAGGATGAGGAGGTATCAAGAGAGTAAGATTCAGGGGAAGTCCTCCTGA
- a CDS encoding thiamine-phosphate kinase, translating into MRESEIISLFFRHLQKQGDLPLGDDAGAIRLDDEWLVATNDMLVRKTDVPDIMTPEQVGFKAVTMNVSDVAAMGARPVGFLFSLGIPDDLGAGYLEGVAKGIGKALDFYGVPVLSADTNEADDLIIDGIALGTTKKPLTRSGAKPGEIICATGDLGRALAGLLAWRKGLEISPSLRRALYEKFLEPKARVREGMALNGIASAAIDISDGLSKELHILSKMSNVGIEIYPNRLPIREEVFYVAKELGEDPVMLALASGEEFELVFTLPEGFSEIPDFNCTPIGRTLKGGGVYITTEEKREEMPLLGWEHLASHL; encoded by the coding sequence TTGAGAGAGTCCGAGATAATCAGCCTCTTTTTCAGACATCTTCAAAAGCAGGGTGATCTTCCTCTTGGAGACGACGCCGGGGCGATAAGGCTCGATGATGAATGGCTTGTGGCAACCAACGACATGCTGGTCAGAAAAACGGACGTTCCCGATATAATGACGCCAGAACAGGTCGGTTTTAAAGCGGTGACGATGAACGTGAGCGACGTTGCCGCTATGGGTGCAAGGCCGGTGGGATTCCTCTTCTCGCTTGGAATTCCCGACGATTTGGGCGCGGGTTATCTTGAAGGAGTAGCAAAGGGAATTGGAAAGGCCCTCGACTTCTATGGCGTTCCCGTTTTGAGTGCCGACACCAACGAGGCGGATGATTTAATCATCGATGGGATTGCCCTGGGAACGACGAAAAAGCCACTCACTAGGTCAGGGGCAAAGCCTGGGGAGATAATATGTGCTACTGGGGATCTTGGCAGGGCGCTGGCGGGACTTCTCGCCTGGAGGAAAGGCCTTGAAATTTCTCCTTCCCTGAGGAGGGCACTCTACGAGAAGTTTCTGGAGCCTAAGGCGAGGGTCCGCGAGGGGATGGCCCTGAACGGCATTGCCAGCGCGGCAATAGACATCAGCGATGGACTCAGCAAGGAGCTACACATCCTCTCTAAGATGAGTAACGTTGGAATTGAGATTTATCCCAATAGGTTACCCATCAGAGAGGAGGTTTTTTACGTTGCCAAAGAACTTGGTGAGGATCCTGTAATGCTCGCCCTCGCCAGCGGGGAGGAGTTTGAGTTGGTCTTTACCCTACCCGAAGGATTCAGTGAAATCCCTGACTTTAACTGCACTCCTATCGGAAGAACGCTTAAAGGGGGTGGTGTTTACATTACCACAGAGGAAAAACGGGAGGAGATGCCCCTTTTAGGATGGGAACACTTGGCTAGTCATTTATAA
- the speB gene encoding agmatinase produces the protein MEFLYTYDTFKLEFPLVEPEDASFIILGVPFDGTTSFKAGARFGPTLTRHATLNLESYILDYGVDIAEFPIADIGDVAVIAGDPRGTADRVRETVEELKRINPNGVPILLGGEHSQTLGAVEALKPRSYVVFDAHLDLRDSYEDNPYNHACVARRIAERGVEEAMFGIRSGTREEVEYAKEKNIQWVHARNYSFDSFLELVRPLPEPVYLSIDIDAFDLSMVPSTGTPEAGGLSFWDVVEAIEWLADNKVIAGFDIMEVAGENLGDITALTAAKLLFYFIGAIGKMN, from the coding sequence ATGGAGTTCCTGTATACATACGACACCTTCAAGCTGGAATTTCCCCTGGTGGAGCCGGAAGATGCCTCCTTCATTATCCTAGGCGTTCCCTTTGACGGAACGACAAGCTTCAAGGCAGGGGCGCGCTTCGGACCGACCCTTACGAGGCACGCAACCCTCAACCTCGAGAGCTACATCCTGGACTACGGCGTTGATATCGCCGAGTTTCCAATAGCGGATATAGGTGACGTCGCGGTCATCGCCGGAGACCCAAGAGGGACGGCTGACAGGGTACGCGAGACCGTTGAGGAGTTAAAACGGATAAACCCAAATGGAGTTCCAATACTCCTCGGTGGAGAGCACTCCCAAACCCTCGGAGCAGTTGAGGCTTTAAAGCCAAGGAGCTATGTTGTCTTCGACGCTCACCTCGACCTGCGCGACAGCTATGAAGACAACCCCTACAACCACGCCTGCGTCGCGAGGAGGATCGCCGAGCGTGGTGTCGAGGAGGCAATGTTCGGGATAAGGAGCGGAACAAGGGAGGAAGTGGAGTATGCTAAGGAAAAAAACATCCAGTGGGTTCACGCCAGGAACTACAGCTTTGATTCCTTCCTCGAGCTTGTAAGACCTCTCCCCGAGCCAGTCTATCTATCAATCGACATAGACGCCTTTGACCTTTCGATGGTTCCATCAACGGGAACGCCCGAGGCGGGCGGATTGTCCTTCTGGGATGTGGTTGAAGCTATTGAATGGCTCGCAGACAACAAGGTAATAGCTGGCTTCGACATAATGGAAGTGGCTGGGGAGAACCTTGGCGATATCACCGCTTTAACCGCGGCAAAGTTGCTGTTCTACTTCATTGGAGCAATTGGGAAAATGAATTAA
- a CDS encoding polysaccharide deacetylase family protein: MGTKVILSFDVEHDCPPFAETRRGMEWGLPKVMSLLERKGIRGTFLFTGRMAEEFPELAERAAKRHELGCHGLEHERFDRLNTEETRRRLMEAMRILSDFGKVVSFRAPNFQFPDEYYPILREVGFLVDSTKAKHKGWKKGVTKIGEILEIPATTTSIVTRLPWVIQERFHKKFESPIVYIFHPWEFVRMPKHLRPDCWFGTGDGAFKKLEALIDYHLKGGAEFITLRDMVGDPNV; the protein is encoded by the coding sequence GTGGGCACTAAGGTTATACTCTCCTTTGACGTGGAGCACGACTGTCCACCGTTTGCTGAGACTCGAAGGGGGATGGAATGGGGTCTGCCAAAGGTTATGTCCCTCCTTGAGCGGAAGGGAATCAGGGGGACCTTTCTCTTTACCGGTAGGATGGCTGAGGAGTTTCCGGAGCTTGCCGAGAGGGCCGCGAAGAGGCACGAACTTGGCTGTCACGGCCTTGAACACGAGCGCTTCGACAGACTGAACACTGAAGAGACGAGGAGACGGCTGATGGAAGCGATGCGCATCCTGTCTGATTTTGGAAAAGTCGTTTCCTTCCGCGCCCCAAACTTCCAGTTCCCGGATGAGTACTATCCAATCCTCCGTGAAGTTGGTTTTCTGGTTGATTCAACGAAGGCAAAGCACAAGGGGTGGAAGAAGGGGGTGACAAAGATAGGGGAAATCCTAGAGATTCCAGCCACCACGACGTCCATTGTCACGAGGCTACCCTGGGTAATTCAGGAGAGGTTCCATAAAAAATTTGAGAGCCCCATCGTCTACATCTTCCACCCCTGGGAGTTCGTGAGGATGCCTAAGCATTTGAGGCCAGACTGCTGGTTTGGAACGGGTGATGGGGCCTTTAAAAAGCTCGAGGCCCTTATAGACTATCACCTAAAGGGGGGTGCCGAGTTCATCACCCTCAGGGACATGGTTGGCGACCCCAACGTTTAA
- a CDS encoding ArsB/NhaD family transporter, with translation MMSTMEIAALLVFIGVYVLIMSERIHRTIAAMVGASVILLLNIVPWEKLPEYLDLGTILLLAGMMTVVNIARDSGLFEYIAIKTAKLSKGSPLKVLLLFSVVTAFVSAFLDNVTTVLLLTPMLLYITRQMDVNPIPFLLSEVFASNIGGTATLIGDPPNIMIGSAAGLSFNDFLVNMAPIAFIDLIITVGIIYVAYRGAMKFHRERTNSIRRGIMSLNEEDAIKDRALFKKSIITIAAIIVAFFFHDRIGVEPAVIALAGASFLLLWSGASPEYALEKVEWATLFFFGSLFIIVGALVETGAIDQLAGWMLKHVHGEGGAVVAVTWFSALSSAIVDNIPFTATMIPLIKAMGSSLNTYPLWWALSLGACLGGNGTAIGASANVVVVGIAHREGIRITFGDFLKVGAIIMMTTVGAGSLFIWLRYVGL, from the coding sequence ATTCACCGTACCATTGCAGCAATGGTGGGGGCCTCCGTCATACTCCTCCTCAATATAGTACCATGGGAAAAACTGCCGGAGTATCTTGACCTCGGTACGATACTCCTCCTTGCAGGGATGATGACCGTGGTAAACATCGCTAGGGATAGCGGCCTTTTCGAGTACATAGCCATCAAGACTGCAAAGCTTTCAAAGGGTAGCCCACTAAAAGTCCTTCTCCTGTTCTCGGTTGTTACTGCCTTTGTGAGTGCCTTCCTTGACAACGTGACGACCGTTCTCCTACTGACGCCAATGCTCCTCTACATCACTAGACAGATGGACGTCAACCCAATCCCGTTCCTCCTCTCGGAGGTGTTCGCTTCTAACATAGGCGGAACCGCGACGCTGATAGGGGATCCACCGAACATAATGATAGGCTCCGCGGCCGGGTTGAGCTTCAATGATTTCCTTGTCAACATGGCTCCAATAGCCTTCATTGACCTCATCATCACCGTAGGAATAATCTACGTCGCCTACAGGGGTGCTATGAAGTTCCACAGGGAGCGGACCAACTCGATACGGAGGGGCATAATGTCACTCAACGAGGAGGACGCTATAAAGGATAGAGCCCTCTTCAAGAAGTCGATTATCACAATCGCGGCCATCATTGTTGCGTTTTTCTTCCACGACAGAATAGGCGTCGAGCCTGCGGTTATAGCCCTCGCCGGTGCGTCGTTTCTCCTCCTGTGGAGCGGTGCTTCGCCGGAATACGCGCTGGAAAAGGTCGAGTGGGCAACGCTGTTCTTCTTTGGTAGCCTGTTCATAATCGTCGGCGCCCTCGTTGAGACAGGTGCAATAGACCAGCTCGCGGGATGGATGTTAAAGCATGTCCACGGAGAAGGAGGAGCCGTAGTGGCAGTAACCTGGTTCTCCGCCCTCTCCAGCGCAATAGTGGATAACATACCCTTTACTGCCACTATGATACCCTTGATAAAGGCCATGGGGAGTAGCCTGAACACATACCCCCTGTGGTGGGCGCTCTCACTTGGAGCCTGTCTTGGTGGCAACGGCACGGCCATAGGGGCAAGTGCAAACGTGGTTGTCGTGGGCATAGCCCACAGGGAAGGCATAAGGATAACCTTCGGCGACTTCCTTAAGGTGGGGGCGATCATAATGATGACCACGGTTGGGGCTGGAAGTCTGTTCATATGGTTGAGGTATGTTGGACTGTGA